CTCCCCGGAATCCGGGTCCACCTCGAATCCCATCACGACGACAACGGGCAGCATCACCGCGCGGCCGGTGGGCGCCACGTTGGGCAGAAAGGTCGGCATCGCAATGTCGTGCGTGAACGACATGATCATCTCGTCGACGACGCGATCGCTGCCGACGGTACGACAGACCGGGATGATCCTGGTGTCTTCGGGCCAGTGCCCGATGAAGTACTGGCCGTAGAACTCGGCCACCCCGGCGGCGCCGACGCCGCCCATCATGGTGGGCACATGGTTGACGTAGGGATCGGCGGTCATCGTCGCCATGGTCGCGGCGAGATCCTTCGCGACGAACTCGTGAGCGACGTGTTCGTCGAAAATCGCACCCAGGTCGCGGGCGATATCGGTCATGGGGCACGCTCCTTTTGCACCCGAGAGTCCCACGCCGGCAACGGTGGTGTGGGAAAATCGCTTCGCCATTTCGCCGTCTGCTGAGGGAGCTGGTGTGTGGTCCCGTCCACAACCCGAGCCAGACTGTGACTGGTCACAACGGTCACGCGAGTGTCGAATCGCCGGAGATGCCTTAGTCCCACCTCGGGGTCAGCACCCCGAGCGCGCCCAGCGCCACCGCGGCCGCGGTCGACGTCCGCAACACCGTCGGACCCAGCCGGACCGCGACGGCTCCGGCGCCGGTCAGCGCGTCGATCTCCGCCGGCGCGATGCCACCTTCGGGGCCAACCAGGAGCAGCAGTGAATCCGCTTGCGCCACAGCGCTATCGGCAAGCCGATCGATCGCCGACTCATGTAGCGCCAGCACCATCGCACCGCGGGCCACCTCGTCACGGACCCGCACGGTCAACGCGGCCGTGGACAGCGGGCCGTCGACCGCCGGGATATAGGCCCGCCGTGATTGCCGTGCAGCCGAGCGGGCGACCGCTCGCCACCGGCGCAGACCCTTGTCGACGCGCGAACCGTTCCAGCTCGCCACGCAGCGCGCCGCCTGCCATGCCACGAACGCGTCGGCGCCGGCCTCGGTGGCCAGCTCGATCGCCAGTTCGGAGCGCTCGGACTTGGGCAGCGCCTGCACCACCGTCACCGCCGGCCGTGTCGGCACGGCGCGCCAACGCTCCAGCACCCGGGTAGCCAGGCCGTCGCGTCCGGCCCGCTCGACCCGGCAGCGGGCCAGGTCGCCCCCGCCGTCGCCGAGCACTACCTCCTCGCCGGGACGGATCCGCCGCACGGTGGCGGCGTGAAAACCTTCGTCTCCGTCCACCACGGCCAACGCGCCGGTGTCGGGCAACGCGTCGACGTAGAACAGCATCGCCGCCATGTGCGCGCCGCCAACCGGCTAGCGCCCGGTGAAGGTTTCGCGCAGCCGGCTGAACAGCCCGCCGCCGGCGGCGTGCGCCGACCGTACCTCGGCCACGTCGCGGCTTCGGCGGTTCTTGAACTCGCGCAACAGCTCGGCGTCGTGGTGGTCCAGCCGGGTGGGGACCACCACCTCGACGTGGACGTGCAGGTCTCCGCGAGTGTTGGAGCGCAGGTGCGGCATCCCGCGACCCCGCAGCGTAATGACCGCACCTGGTTGGCTCCCCGGCGGAATGACGATCTCGCTATGGCCG
The nucleotide sequence above comes from Mycobacterium pseudokansasii. Encoded proteins:
- a CDS encoding 16S rRNA (uracil(1498)-N(3))-methyltransferase; translation: MAAMLFYVDALPDTGALAVVDGDEGFHAATVRRIRPGEEVVLGDGGGDLARCRVERAGRDGLATRVLERWRAVPTRPAVTVVQALPKSERSELAIELATEAGADAFVAWQAARCVASWNGSRVDKGLRRWRAVARSAARQSRRAYIPAVDGPLSTAALTVRVRDEVARGAMVLALHESAIDRLADSAVAQADSLLLLVGPEGGIAPAEIDALTGAGAVAVRLGPTVLRTSTAAAVALGALGVLTPRWD